From one Neovison vison isolate M4711 chromosome 1, ASM_NN_V1, whole genome shotgun sequence genomic stretch:
- the ZSCAN9 gene encoding LOW QUALITY PROTEIN: zinc finger and SCAN domain-containing protein 9 (The sequence of the model RefSeq protein was modified relative to this genomic sequence to represent the inferred CDS: substituted 1 base at 1 genomic stop codon), which translates to MNTDWKEVFPLDGQAPEVWEELLTVKLEMESCVRMQESRLKPSNLLGREIFRRRFXQLCYQETPGPREALTRLQELCCQWLRPHVSTKEQIVELLVLEQFLTILPEELQAWVREHRPESGEEAVILLEDLERELDEPQHEVVAHTQGQEVLSEEVPLGAPTSLSLQSQPEEPQLTCDTAQQPHSVGETDAVTEAEDRPLVLREDTPETLASRGGMFYRQTLEESPQDPQHGEPGDPAGWAAGRWGGLRGERRHKCDACGKSFAQSAGLVRHGRIHTGARPYECQECGKTFSRSSGLFNHRGTHSVQKRYRCAECGKAFSQSAGLIQHQRTHRAERPHQCGQCGKSYGRRSFLIEHQRSHTGERPHRCTQCGKSFNRSCNLSRHHKTHAAAARV; encoded by the exons ATGAATACAGACTGGAAGGAGGTTTTCCCCTTGGATGGGCAAGCTCCTGAAGTTTGGGAAGAACTTCTGACAGTGAAACTGGAGATGGAAAGTTGTGTCCGAATGCAGGAGTCCAGGCTGAAACCTAGTAATCTTCTGGGGAGGGAAATTTTCCGAAGGCGCTTTTGACAGCTGTGTTACCAGGAGACCCCTggacccagggaggccctcacCCGACTCCAGGAACTCTGCTGCCAGTGGTTGAGGCCACATGTGAGCACGAAGGAGCAGATCGTGGAGCTGCTGGTGCTGGAGCAGTTCCTGACCATCCTGCCCGAGGAGCTGCAGGCCTGGGTGCGGGAGCACCGCCCAGAGAGTGGGGAAGAGGCTGTGATTTTGCTGGAGGATCTGGAGAGAGAGCTCGATGAGCCACAACATGAG GTCGTAGCCCACACCCAGGGGCAAGAAGTCCTCTCTGAAGAAGTGCCTCTGGGGGCACCAACTTCACTGAGCCTCCAGTCCCAGCCTGAGGAGCCTCAGCTCACCTGTGACACTGCTCAGCAGCCCCACAGTGTTGGAGAGACAG ATGCAGTGACCGAGGCTGAGGACAGACCCCTGGTGCTCAGAGAAGACACTCCTGAGACACTGGCGTCCCGTGGGGGAATGTTTTACCGACAGACTTTGGAGGAATCCCCCCAGGATCCCCAACATGGAGAACCCGGTGACCCTGCAGGTTGGGCAGCGGGGCGCTGGGGCGGCCTCCGAGGGGAGCGCCGGCACAAGTGTGACGCGTGTGGGAAGAGCTTCGCCCAGAGCGCAGGCCTTGTGCGCCATGGGAGGATCCACACCGGGGCGAGGCCGTATGAGTGTCAGGAGTGCGGGAAGACCTTCAGTCGGAGCTCGGGTCTCTTCAACCACCGCGGGACCCACAGCGTACAGAAGCGCTACCGCTGCGCCGAGTGCGGCAAGGCCTTCAGCCAGAGCGCGGGTCTCATCCAGCACCAGCGGACCCACAGGGCCGAGAGGCCCCATCAGTGCGGCCAGTGCGGGAAGAGCTACGGTCGGCGCTCGTTCCTCATCGAGCACCAGAGGAGCCACACGGGCGAGCGGCCTCACCGGTGCACCCAGTGCGGAAAGAGCTTCAACCGCAGCTGCAACCTCAGCCGCCATCACAAGACGCACGCGGCGGCCGCGCGGGTCTAG